A stretch of the Fusobacterium varium genome encodes the following:
- the nusG gene encoding transcription antitermination protein NusG, with the protein MEKTLVKKWFMIHTYSGYEKKVKTDLEQKIETLGIGEIVTKVLVPEEETIEEVRGKKKTVARKIFPGYVMLEMVATREESEDGINFRVDSNAWYVVRNTNGVTGFVGVGSDPIPMEDDEVANIFRVIGYDIPEEEKENKEVVKINFGLGDFVKILGGGFAGHEGKVAEIDMEQKKVKVMIEMFGRMTPVEVDFNSVEKA; encoded by the coding sequence ATGGAAAAAACATTAGTAAAAAAATGGTTTATGATTCATACTTATTCTGGGTATGAAAAAAAAGTGAAAACTGACCTTGAGCAAAAAATAGAAACACTTGGAATAGGAGAAATAGTTACAAAGGTACTAGTTCCTGAAGAAGAGACTATTGAAGAGGTTAGAGGGAAAAAGAAAACTGTAGCCAGAAAAATATTTCCAGGATATGTTATGCTAGAAATGGTAGCAACAAGAGAGGAAAGTGAAGATGGAATAAACTTTAGAGTTGATTCTAATGCTTGGTATGTAGTGAGAAACACAAATGGAGTGACAGGTTTCGTTGGTGTTGGTTCTGACCCTATTCCTATGGAAGATGACGAAGTTGCAAATATATTCAGAGTAATTGGGTATGATATTCCAGAGGAAGAAAAAGAAAATAAAGAAGTTGTAAAAATTAACTTTGGACTTGGTGATTTTGTAAAAATCCTTGGAGGAGGTTTTGCAGGTCATGAAGGAAAAGTGGCAGAAATAGATATGGAACAAAAGAAAGTAAAAGTTATGATCGAAATGTTTGGGAGAATGACTCCTGTAGAAGTAGATTTTAACAGTGTTGAGAAGGCATAG
- the rplK gene encoding 50S ribosomal protein L11, with translation MAKEVIKIIKLQLPAGKANPAPPVGPALGQHGVNIMEFCKAFNAKTQDKAGWVIPVEISVYNDRSFTFILKTPPASDLLKKAAGIQSAAKNSKKEVAGQITTAKLRELAETKMPDLNAGSVEAAMKIIAGSARSMGIKIVD, from the coding sequence ATGGCAAAAGAAGTAATTAAGATAATAAAACTACAATTACCAGCAGGTAAAGCTAATCCGGCTCCACCAGTTGGACCAGCATTAGGACAACACGGAGTTAATATTATGGAATTCTGTAAAGCGTTCAATGCAAAAACTCAAGATAAAGCTGGATGGGTAATTCCAGTAGAAATTTCTGTTTATAATGATAGATCTTTCACATTCATACTTAAAACTCCACCTGCATCTGACTTATTAAAGAAAGCAGCAGGAATCCAATCAGCAGCTAAAAACTCTAAAAAAGAAGTTGCTGGACAAATAACAACAGCAAAATTAAGAGAGCTTGCAGAAACTAAAATGCCTGACTTAAATGCAGGATCAGTAGAAGCTGCTATGAAAATCATAGCTGGATCAGCAAGATCTATGGGAATCAAAATAGTAGACTAG
- the rplA gene encoding 50S ribosomal protein L1 encodes MAKHRGKKYLEIAKLIETGKLYEVKEALELVLKTKTAKFTETVEVALRLGVDPRHADQQVRGTVVLPHGTGKTVKVLAITSGANVEKALEAGADYAGSDEYIAQIQQGWLDFDLVIATPDMMPKLGRLGKILGTKGLMPNPKSGTVTPDIAAAVSEFKKGKLAFRVDKLGSIHVPIGKADFAPEKIEENFKAFLDQITRLKPASSKGQYLRTVAVSLTMGPGIKMDPALVAKYVG; translated from the coding sequence ATGGCAAAACATAGAGGAAAAAAATACTTAGAAATTGCTAAGTTAATAGAAACTGGAAAGCTTTATGAAGTAAAAGAAGCTTTAGAATTAGTTTTAAAAACAAAAACTGCTAAATTTACAGAAACTGTAGAAGTTGCATTAAGACTTGGAGTAGATCCAAGACATGCTGACCAACAAGTTAGAGGAACAGTTGTCCTTCCACATGGAACAGGGAAAACTGTAAAAGTATTGGCTATAACTTCAGGAGCTAATGTTGAAAAAGCTTTAGAAGCTGGAGCTGATTATGCAGGATCTGATGAATATATTGCTCAAATTCAACAAGGGTGGTTAGATTTTGATCTAGTTATTGCTACACCTGACATGATGCCTAAATTAGGAAGACTAGGAAAAATATTAGGAACTAAAGGATTAATGCCAAATCCAAAATCAGGAACTGTAACTCCAGATATCGCTGCTGCTGTTTCTGAATTCAAAAAAGGGAAACTAGCATTCAGAGTAGATAAACTGGGATCAATTCATGTGCCAATTGGTAAAGCTGATTTTGCTCCTGAGAAAATTGAAGAAAACTTCAAAGCTTTCTTAGATCAAATCACAAGATTAAAACCAGCATCTTCTAAAGGTCAATACTTGAGAACAGTTGCTGTATCACTAACAATGGGACCTGGTATAAAAATGGACCCTGCATTAGTAGCTAAATATGTTGGATAA
- the rplL gene encoding 50S ribosomal protein L7/L12: MAFDREKFIAELEAMTVLELKDLVSALEEHFGVTAAAPVAVAGPAVAEAAEEKTEFDVVLTAAGPNKIAVIKEVRGITGLGLKEAKELVDNGGKLKEAVSKEEAEAVKEKLTAAGATVEVK, encoded by the coding sequence ATGGCATTCGATAGAGAAAAATTTATAGCTGAATTAGAAGCTATGACTGTTTTAGAATTAAAAGATTTAGTAAGCGCATTAGAAGAGCACTTCGGTGTAACTGCAGCAGCTCCAGTAGCAGTAGCAGGACCAGCAGTAGCAGAAGCTGCTGAAGAAAAAACTGAATTTGATGTAGTATTAACTGCAGCAGGACCTAACAAAATTGCGGTAATCAAAGAAGTAAGAGGAATTACTGGATTAGGGTTAAAAGAAGCTAAAGAATTAGTTGATAATGGTGGAAAACTTAAGGAAGCTGTTTCTAAAGAAGAAGCTGAAGCAGTAAAAGAAAAATTAACTGCAGCAGGAGCTACAGTAGAAGTTAAATAA
- the rplJ gene encoding 50S ribosomal protein L10, which yields MATQAKIDHVAELVEKIKKAQSVVLVDYQGISVNDETALRKKMREAGAEYLVTKNRLFKIALKEAGVEDSFEDILEGTTAFAFGYNDPVAPAKIAFDLAKDKAKAKQNIFKIKGGVLTGKRVEAEGVEALAKLPSRDQLLSMLLNSMLGPIRKLAYATVAIADKKEAAAE from the coding sequence ATGGCAACTCAAGCAAAAATAGATCACGTAGCTGAACTAGTAGAAAAAATTAAAAAAGCTCAATCAGTAGTATTAGTTGATTATCAAGGAATCAGTGTTAATGACGAAACTGCATTGAGAAAAAAAATGAGAGAAGCTGGTGCTGAATATCTAGTAACTAAAAATAGATTATTCAAAATAGCTCTTAAAGAAGCAGGTGTTGAGGATTCTTTTGAAGATATTTTGGAAGGAACTACAGCTTTCGCTTTTGGATACAATGATCCAGTAGCTCCTGCAAAAATCGCTTTTGATTTAGCAAAAGATAAGGCTAAAGCAAAACAAAATATTTTCAAAATAAAAGGTGGAGTTTTAACAGGAAAAAGAGTTGAGGCTGAAGGAGTAGAAGCTCTTGCTAAATTACCTTCAAGAGATCAATTACTTTCTATGTTACTTAACTCAATGCTTGGACCAATCAGAAAACTTGCTTATGCAACTGTCGCTATCGCTGATAAAAAAGAAGCAGCAGCTGAATAA